Part of the Corticium candelabrum chromosome 15, ooCorCand1.1, whole genome shotgun sequence genome, ttttttcaaCATATATTTAACAAACTAATGGTGACCTAGTAGAGTCACCTTATTCTAGAACACCGTAATTGTAATTGAAAGAGTCAACGTCAAAAGCAACTAAAAGTAATTTttctaaaatcaactttgcattgtattgCCAAATCTGCGTGACAATTGCTCATGCAAGTTGCAAAGAGTTTTGCTAAGAGTTTGTCCATTAAGCAAAGATGATCattttgcaataaatttgATGACTTCCAGGCTGTGAGTTGACCATACTCCATAGGTTTCCACCACCATAGGGTAGAAAAGACTGCCTGCTGCTGTTACATTGTCatcgtgtctgtttgtcttttctgaTTCACTAAACTTGGCAGCTGCACCAGCTTCATTGCAGCATTGATTATTTGAGAAGGATTGAAGGAGTTCCTTATAGACACATCAAAGTACGCAGGTCTGCTCTGAGTAAAGTCGGGAGTGGTAAATGTCCCCGATCTGTCAAAGGACTGAGTTAAGCAACGCTGTTCACAGCGAGTACCAGAGTTTTCCTTGAGCATGCAGTGGTAACAAATGTCACAAAGAGCATCATGTCGTTTTAATTCTCAACGGACCACAACCGAGGGCATGATCACCATGTTCATCTAGCACATGATTACAGGTGCATCTGATTATGTTGGAAATATTTGGAAATATAGAGATTCCAAGACAAAGCCATAAAGCTATAACGAACTCCTGAGGGGTCATGGCTAAGCCAAGACTGCGGTTAGgaattgccctcaaccaacTCCCTGAATGAAGAGATGATATGGTTGTAAGCCTTGCTTAATCTCTTAAGCTTATATCTATATACAGCTATGCTACAGCTTGGTATTGTAAAAGGCAAAAGCAATGGCACATCCAACACATTACCACTTAGTATGTCACTTACGTAGTTCCTGTCTCTTTCTTTCACTGTAAAGAAGAGAATAACGGCCAAGATGATGCCGGGCATACCAGCAACGCGAAATGCCCACCTCCATCcatcaacaagaacaagatACTTGAATGCAAAAGCCAAACTAAAGCCACCGTATATTCCCCAATTGAGTATGGCCATGGCAGAAGCACGAATTCTCTACAAATCAAATCAGACAAATACATGTGGctaatacagtacatgtacatacaacaTTTAATATCAAACTACATACATTAAAGTCACTTTGAATCAATTACCTTTTCAAAATAATTCGATATGATGCTAACAGAGAATGGAGTGCAAACAGACTCACTGCACACAAGTAAGTACATATCAACTACAGCATGTAACACGTGAATCGCTTCTTACAATATTCCCAGAGACATTCTCAGTACGGCAAGCTCCCAATAAGCGTTCGTAAATCCCATTAAAAATGTCGCCAATGACCAGAGGAAGACAAAGAGTGCAAGCACTTTGGGTCTGTTAACACGTCCGACTTCGGCCACGATTCCCATCACAACAACAGCGAAGGAAAAGACGACAACGAACACAGGTCCTGCAAGCACTTGGTATTCAATACCTTGTCCATTATAGTCCCAGATACAACTCGAGTTGTACTCGATGCTTGTGCAACTAATACACAAAATAGAATAAGTTGCATTAAACCTATAAGTTTCAGACAATTAGCATGTTCGTTACAACAGATCTCAAGACATTATTCAGGGCCGTAAGAACCGGTCTGGTATAGCCGGACTCCTTTTTCTAAGGCCTAATTCAGAGCAGCAGGAAccatatatgcatgcagtctggtcagTCTGGTTTTGCCGGGTATAACTGTACCTTTCAAAAACTGGACCTTGGACAGTCGACAAGTGCCCGAAACTTCTAACTGAAACTATAGGTGACTaaatatctaatatatttatagttgaAACAAAGTAAATTCTAGTATCTTGAATTGCTACTTACGCTGCCCAGAGGACTGAGGTCATTGCGTAGCCCCCtattacagtaattgttgtAAATGAAGTAATTACCAAGAACCTGTTGTACAATAGATTATGTACCTAGTATGCTGGAAGACTGCTCTCTTGGAACTATTGAACCATACCCTCTTAGCTCGTGTTAGGCCGAACCACTTTTCAAATGCTTCCTACGAGCCTGTTATTAGCATATAAATTGTACTAATATTTGCTGCACTCAAACAGAAATAAAAACTACATTAGCCGTTTGATATCTACAATTTTAAAAAACTAAACTTTCTAAGTCATTTAACTGGCTGAGGCCTCCAATTGCATactaccctactgctcctaatgtttttcgagTAATAATGTGATCAaagcatgtctgtctgtttgtctgttgtctgtatttctgtctatAATCTTTTCAAAAATAATAAGATAACAGAAAAATGATATTTTGGTCTTAAAAATTGTCaattgaatcagtttgaaagaataaataaacaaataattaaataaaaaatgactaatattgcacatGTAGACCTAAAAAATTAGGATTCGTAAAAACACTCTAATTTATTTTTGAGTCTCAAAATAGTTAGTCTTGAAAAatattaggagcagtagggtattatttttattgttatctCATTTCTCTCACATCATAAcccaaacacatacaaacacacagtcacaactacCTAAGTATCCTATGTACAAATCGGTTTTCTTTCAATTAAAACATTTCAGTATAACTTAGCCTCGTATGCACGCTACAaacacacttaattaattgtttaattcATACAGTAAgctattattaaattttttaagtCTCTAGCTAGAATAACTTTCACTTGCACTCTAGTCATCACTTCTTACTTCTCTTTTACTTTGATTTTTCTACATTGGATGGTGCTTGCGCCTAAATCTTTCTTTATGCACGATTGTTCTCCATAACGCAAACTCTTTGCAGACTCCTGAGCGGTGACTCCCAACACAAAGCGATCCATTTGATTCACCAGATAAACCATCATCAGAATAAACAGCACATACAACGAGTAGCAAGTCGCCAACTGCCATAACCGATAGAAACGCACACCCATTGACATACACCAGACAACGGGTAGCAGCTGTTGGAAATAGGAAGTCAGTCAAAACCCTCGTCACGTGATCTGGTTAACGCACTTTACACAAACCTCGCCTGTTTCGTCATTCGTCCATGGTGAGTCAGTCTGGTTTCTTTCTCCGTTGTCGAGCCGTCTAGCGTTTGTTCTGATAGGCTTCGGCTATAGTGGCGGGATTGAGCATTGCCGCTGCAGCATTTGgaggtttgtttgagtggagAAACGTGCCTTCATAGTTTGGTTTACTATAGTTCGCGTTTTGTAGCTCGACTGGCGCTTCAAGCGTACAGAAGAGTACAAGGATCATCTTTGAAGTTTTCAAAACCATTGGTACCGTCTTCAAACATTAGAAATTTTACTACCTTGGTCATAGTGGTGAAGTgacgtgcacacagacagaaagatagactcgtacccagtcctcctcctcgcgcgctccacgtgttttggcacgtgcttttttgTGTCCGTAAGTTTTAGTGTTCATTGTTTTTTGGCCCaatggtcttgttgtttgtgtcttgtgtCTGGACTTTTAGGTTTTCGTGTACCTGTAGTGTATTTGCTGCTATTGTATGTAGTTGGAGTAAATGATCCttgacagacagccagacagacagacagagacacagacagtgaATTCCAATAGTTGGTCAAATTCTTTGTTGTCGTGTCATGTCAAGTCAGCTAGACAAGCAGGTGGGCATACAGTAGTATTGATTCACCAGCAGGAAATGACACCAGAAGAAAAGAGGGACAAAATTTATGATAACTTTAGTAGATTAGTCCAACAGTTGTGTATTTGTGCAGCTCACCAGTTTCTATCGAGGAGGCTTTGCACCAAAAATGACGAAACGAGAAGCAGGACAAATATTGGGAATAAGGTatatgctgtgtgtgtgtgtgtgtgtgtgtgtgtgtgtgtgtgtgtgtgtgtgtgtggtgtgtgtggggggcggtggagcagatggtagagcgttggtgatgacatccgggatcttgtattccgtgatgagggttgaaagTTTGATcttggtggaggcgacactgtcgcagtgtccttgagcaagaaactcacccacacttgcttctctcgactcaggagtataaatgagtacctggtcattgactggggtggacatgaccgctggcttggcagcaacatcatgcagcagacaggtacttgtgggccttggtgtccagtcccagagctgcgccattgtcagtgcccctggatgactctggccaagctccaggtggattgtagtgctggctccaagactccacgtagcgcatggaggccctgtctctagaggcagggggagctatctcccgcaactgaccttaaggttgatgtggagggcttaacatatgtccatttgtgtgtgtgtgtgtgtgtgtgtgtgtgtgtgtgtgtgtgtgtgtgtgtgtgtgtgtgtgtccatgtgtaaTACATACTTTCCTAATACTAATTTGTCTAGCCCATCCTCTCCATCCAACAAGGTCCGAGAAGCTCATAAACGAATCATGCTACTGAATCATCCTGACAGAGGTACATGTCCATACCATACCCATTACATCAATCCCACCCTGTCACACTAATTACCAAAACAATATATAGTGGCAATTTATCAACAACTTACCAAACCACTAACAGACGTGTGTTTACAGGCGGATCACCCTATATGGCATCTAAGATCAATGAAGCGAAAGATTACCTGGAGTCCAAGAGATGACGTCACCCCAGAGACCTGCAGTGTACATACTTGAGGCTAACGAACTTAGCTCATTGTATAAACAGTCAGTAGATTGTGCATGCCTGTGGTTAGGTATTGTTTTTTGATAGTCATATGATGGCAGTCATGTGATAGTCGATTGTGACGATTGCTGTAGAGTTCACATTGCAAGAGAAGTGCACGTGACTTGAGAGATTGTCTTTGCATCTAACCTCACCACCTCGTTATCAATTCCGATAGCCAGACGGACAGCCACTGTCATGCAGATTAACTCGGGTGTACAAAAAGTCTCATTGCGTGGTGGCCCTCGATCTAGACATCGTCCTGTGTTGAAACACCACGTGACTGCAAAGTGAGTCTTCCGGTCGGACCAATCAGCGACCGGCAGCGCATAAGTCCCCGCCCTCCTTTACTAGCCGGCGTTTCCTGTTCAGACTATAGATCGTTACCGGTTGGTGTAGAAAGTTCGCAGTCGCGCCACGAGTTGAGGATTCAAGTGTAAACATAGGCTATGCGGATATGCAAGACGCAGTGAGTGAGCGTGGCACTGCTTTAGCACGTTGTTACATCGCTTATCGACTGGAACGAGAAGGTTTGCGGTCCGAATACTACAAAACAGATCGTACACTCATGACGACTGAAGTTTTCGAGCGAATATGTGCGCTGGCGGACGAGGTAGAGTACCGCTATGTGATTAGCTTCGACGAGTTGTACATGGACAGTCGGATGGATGCAGAGAAGTTTGATGTGGTCGCGCGCGAGCTGTTCGGTTCGGGTGAGTGAAAATGTCGTGCATGGATAGATAGATAACGAGGCTGTCTTCATCCGTGGAATGATGTTGAATCAATTTGCGGACGGTGAGCGAGACATTTGTGGAATGTTAGTAGTTTGGGCATACAACTGGACAAGGTTGCCTACAGATTGACTCATAGCAAGACATGCGAGTGACAATTGATGGCACACTCTACTGATACTATTCAATTTTCGGTCTCGATTCAAAAACTATTAAGTCAATTGTAGTTCTTCTGGTGACCTAGACAGGAATGTTTGGGATGCATATTGTAAATGCTAACAGCATAGGATGTGGATACGCATGTTACCAGGTGAACACAGGTGGAGTGCGTGCTCCTGTCTGCACACCATGTGGTTACAGAGATAATATTATGTTGAAAGGACACATTCTGAATGGTTGATTTTGTCTGTTCAGTGTGATCGATGACATAAACTTGTCCAAAGGGACTTGTCCCTACTACTTTCAGTTTCCTGTAGAGAAATAGTGGGAAAACAGTAGCCAGATTGTATGACCCCGACTCACCAGGGGTGAGAGACACATTATTAGCAAATTCCTATTGTATTTCCGTGATCTCGAGGGATTTCCCATAGTCAAACTATTCCTAACCATCACATATTTCCCTTTATTACCAGAGTTGCCAACcaggaatactgaaaatgcgtgagatctcagattttcaTCAGTACTTTATATCTACATATAGGTGTGGCCACAAAACTAATACCTAAATATCTAAAAAAATAACACATAGTGTGTCAATGCGCATTAGACAATAATTATCTAGCAAGTACTGACAgaattagaatttctgctaGTAACGATAAACCAATATAGTTTAGGCATGCAGTAAATCAGTCTAGCGTAATCAGCCCCTCCCTCTTTCAGACTTCCTGATGACGTCCGAAAGTTGAAAAGGAGTAGGGAAATTATGGATGTGGGAAATTATGGATGTGCTGACTAGTACAGTACTAGAATTGGCTGAATATGTTTGACAGCTTCAGAACTAGACTTGCCTGGGGTTGGTTATTCGTAATGATCGATCACTTTACGGCAGTCTCGTCAGGTTTTAGATTTCTATCAGACACTACAGATTTTTACGTGAATCTATGGTGTACCTACAGTTtcactgtacacgtgtgcCTAGATCTTCCAGCAATCTAAAAGTTGCATGAGATCTGGGTTCCTTGCATGTGAGCGTGTGACCTGAAGGAACTTGCGCGAGACTCACGcaagttgcgtgtgagttggcaactctgtaTTACACTGTCACTGTCACCTATAGAACGAGCTGTTAGTGAGAGTGCAACATGCCAAGAAACTTGCTTGTCTTCGGATGTATTTGCATTCTGCACTAGCTGCTACTGAAATTTTTATCTAATATTATGGTCCTGACTACATGAGCGCATGTGTGGAGGCGGAGCCAGTTGAGTTGGtcatatgtcacgtgaccacattACTGTACCTAGCATTTCACACCTCGAGTAACTAGATATTCAAGCTATGTTTACATGGGGCCAGCTAAATTATGTCCTGGGCTTGACCCTGGCTCGTAGCCTGGGCCTGGTCCTGTTTTGTGTTCACACGTCCATAGCCACCATCAGCATCTCAGCTAGATGCGTAGGGTCTGAAATGCAAGTCAATCGCAGCGTGGTCTGTAAACCATGGCATGACGCAGAAGCGTAGATCTACTATCGATTGACGAAGAGGTGATGGCTCTTATGAACCAGCTCGATGGCATGACTTAAAAAGCATAGTTCACGATCTTCCGCCATGAATAACTGCCTGCGTGTGCTAATCAATAATGGGCAAAGCTATAACATGACCGGGGGCCTGACCCGCCTTTCGAAAGTGAGTCGTGCCCGTAGACCCGGGGGCCCATCTCGACCTGAATAATTGTATGTAAACACATGGTCCCGGGTTTGGCCCGGGTCCCGTAACGTTGTAACTAGGGCTTTAGTTGCAAACTATGTGTCATTGAGGTGAATATAATGACGTATTGAAGTTTACATATTTTGGTTCTTGTAGGTATTCGGTGGGGCAGAGTGATGGCTTTGTTTGCGTATGTTGGTGCGATGGCCATTCAATGCAAAGAGAGGAGGCAGGACAACATTCTTAGACAGATCGGATTGTGGATGGACACACTAATTCAAAAGCAGCTGAGTAGTTGGGTCAAACAGCAACCCAGGCAATGGGTGAGTTCATTTTGCGACGCTAATACTGGAGATGTTAGGAAGGGCATGCAGGTTTGTCTACCAACCAACAGATATAAGGCAGTAAGGTCCAAGCATGTCTTTATATCCGTGTATATACTATGGCTCAAGTAATATTGGCATAGCGACTAGTGGCAGTCTGTACTAACCCTCTGTGCTATACAATATGTCCCAAgcctgtgtatgtgtgtgtgtgtgtgtgtgtgtgtgtgtgcgtgcgcgcgcgtgtgtgggCGTGCACATGCACCACGTGcaggcacatgcacacactgtcacatgcatgcacatatcaCACATTTAAACAGTTACTGTGTCATAAGGTAGATAAGGACCCTAAAGATTGGTACTCGAAGCTTCCAAGCTTTGCAAAACAAGGATGTGTGACATCACACAACTGTGTATCCATCGTCTGCTATTATCACATTTCCATGTACATCATAACTAGTGATGCTAAACATGTCGCCCACCCTATGGCCACTGACTCTGAACAGCTACCTTCATGGAGCTGGAAACAGTGTCTCTGTTCACACTTCCACAATCAGATTGAAACGGTGGCAAAGCAATTGGGCAACTGCCATTCGATAGAATCGACGTCCTATTCTTTCTTCTGTGGTAGCTATCTCATGCTAGAAATTCTTTTCTCTGTCATTTCCGGGATGCAAACAAACTAGATAACAGTCTCATCTACATTATCCCTTTCTAAGATGGAAAACGTGTGTACCTACACCCTTTGTGTACTCAATCAGAGCCACAGCTGCTCGTGAGTAGTTTTATCCGCTATTTAGACTGACCATAAAGGCCTATATAATTAGCATTTTATGCCATTATAGTTGCATTTGGGGGGAGGGGGGGGGGGTGGACCGCCGCTCGGGCTCGACTCCATTTGTATTACGAACTGACCTATTGTGACTCATGCTAGTTAGCCATGCATTCATAGTACATGGATGGCTCCATTGAAGCCAATAGTAACTGTACAAATGTTAGAGACTAACTTCTTTGTCCAAAAACATCACTTTCTACATATTAAATCCTTACCGACATATTTCTGTTTTGATCGCATGACTGTCCAATACAACTTGGTGTTTGTCCACAATAGAACTGAAGATCACGACCGAGAAGCCCATCCCAGTAGTAGAGGACACCAGAGTTTGCGtgacgggcacacacacactgttggTCTTGTCTGTCAACTGCAGCCATCTACACGAAGtacatcaacatcaaacaagTTGAAACTGAACTATACACTGTCTGTTGAACAGACCGAGCAAGCGGTTATGCTTAAGCTTACCGCATGACAGCAGGAATGAACTGAACACAAGCCACCAAGACTAGTTTCACTGGCAGATATCAGCACGGTGCAAGATGATTGGCTAACACAAGCGGCGTCACCTCCCACATCCAGACAGTGGTGTTAGTCATTCTCTTCGACTCACACCCAAACACACAGTCAATAGTTGCACTCTATACGATCCTGGTGTTCGTACGGGTACATGGTCGTTTGCCACGTACTTACGTTGCAGCTTCCGCAGCCGATTCTGTCTGGAAGTGCAGCTAATCATTAGAGTATCTGGCCCAATGTGGTAGCAGATGGGTCGAGTGACAGCTGTTGATTTTACATGATGGCACAAGCTGTTCGGTTGGATGTCCTCAATATAATTAACAGCCTGCCAATGGGTCACACTCTTTAATTGAATAACGGACACAATAAAGGAGGACAACCCTATGTGTCAATATATTCATGATGTTTTTATGTAATGAAGTTGTACGACTGGACATGCATctatactaattaattaaacttgccATGTTGGGTCGTTAATTcaaaattttttgtaatttttttattttaggATAGCATTGTTGATCACTACAGAGCATCGCCGTATGGGAATGTTCACTGGGCTGCAAAGCTGTTATTAGTTGTAGTTGTGCTGTGTGCACTTGCTGTTTTTGTAGCCGCTATGCAGGCAGTGAACCCAAGTGGCTTGTAGGAGCTAAAATAGATGCTAAGTCAATAGGCTAAGCGTGCTCCGTGTGTTTGCTGCTGTTCATGTGTCTGATGAGACTAAGGCGTAGATCACATGTATAATGAACACAATGCAAAGCATGCAGTTCTATGATTTTGGTGACTGGTAAACACAAATTTCGTTTTGTGTTGTACCATCCACGTTCATACTGGCTAATAGATTTGAATAAACAAATGGCGTTTTACACACTCGCGTGTATGTGCATAGCTAGCAAGATGTCATGCATGACACGAAGCATGAAAGCGTGTTTCGGTGGGTCGTATGTTTTTCCAAGTACCGACTGTAATAGAAATGGGTGTGATCGGGGTTGATGGTTAGCTATGATTCGTTGATGTTTTTGAGGTACAGAAGCTATGCCAGCTGTTCATgagtttgtgtagtgtgtacCAATGCCAAGCTCATACACATCAAACGTGAGTTGTTCAACGTTTGTGAAATAGTGACTCATGTTTACGACTGCTTCAGAATTCATCGATCTTTATACAACTTTTTAACAAGATAAATGTAGTTCTGTATCTTTCTTACATCA contains:
- the LOC134191039 gene encoding apoptosis regulator Bcl-2-like; this translates as MQDAVSERGTALARCYIAYRLEREGLRSEYYKTDRTLMTTEVFERICALADEVEYRYVISFDELYMDSRMDAEKFDVVARELFGSGIRWGRVMALFAYVGAMAIQCKERRQDNILRQIGLWMDTLIQKQLSSWVKQQPRQWDSIVDHYRASPYGNVHWAAKLLLVVVVLCALAVFVAAMQAVNPSGL
- the LOC134191123 gene encoding mitochondrial import inner membrane translocase subunit TIM14-like → MASAIVAGLSIAAAAFGARLALQAYRRVQGSSLKFSKPLLTSFYRGGFAPKMTKREAGQILGISPSSPSNKVREAHKRIMLLNHPDRGGSPYMASKINEAKDYLESKR